The Chroococcidiopsis sp. TS-821 nucleotide sequence TGGATCTGCTCCGTACACAATTGGTCACTCCTAATTTTCACAATGCATGACATCTGCATCTTATCCAGAAACTCAAGTTGCTGCTCTAACCTGCAATCAAAGCAGTCGAACGTCCCCAATCAGCGGCAGCAATTAGCCTTGAACTCATCACAATTGCTTTCAACTGTCCGCTGCATTGGGATTGTTAGCTTGTGTTGTGTGCTGCCGTAGCCACTCCACAAATGCTTCACGCCCTAGCTCACCTGATACGATCGCCAAGACTATATGTTCTTGTTCATCCACAGAGGCATTAATTTCCAACCCATTCAGAACAAGAAAAGTTTCTGTTGCAGCATGACCTGTACGCTTATTTCCGTCTACAAATGGATGATTCATGATGATCGAAAAGCCTAATGCTGCTGCTTTCTTTAGCAAACTTGGGTACAGGTCTTCTCCACCAAACGTCATTCGAGGCTGGGCAATCGCTGATTCCAACAAACCCACAAACCTATATCTCGAATACCCAATGCTCCACCAGATTGTTCAAGAATTCTGCGATGTAGCTCTAATACCTCAATTAGCGTCAAATAGCGGATCATGCCAAACGCCGATATAGTTCAGCGTTTTTTGCGAGCACATAATCGGCTGCATCAACAAAATCACCTTTCTGTAGATTTAGCCAATCCTCAAGGCTTGCCTTCAAAAGCATTTCAGTTGCAATGCCATACACCCTTGCTAGATTCTGTAGCTTTTGGAATTGGCTGTCCGAAAGATCAATTGTGATAGAAGCCACAGCAATTCTTCTCCTAGTATTTCTAAGCCAAGTTTAAAATTCACTCCTAATGATACCCTTGCTGTACCATCTCAGCGCAAGAAACAAAGCCAGTTAACAATTTATTGTACAAAGTTTAGCTGTAGATCCACCCTTTCTATAGTGAATAAACAAACTCTTTGCTGTAGATTTACCCCAGATGGCTGGATCTACAGCAGGGCTGCTGTGTATCTGCCTTAATTAAGGTGGATCTACATTACAGTTCCGTATATTCGCTCAGGTCGTATCAGTAAAATGACTAGAATAAAAGATATATTTTATACAAAAAGGCAAAAGTGTCTGATGTTAGAATCTCGTCCTCGGAAACTGCTCGACCAAGTACGTGATGCAATTCGAGTCAAGCATTACTCAGCACACAGAAAACCTATGATTACTGGATTCGCCGTATTCTATTTCACAACAAACACCATCCCAACGAGATGAGTACAGCCGAGGTAACGCAATTCTTAAGGCATTTAGCAGTAAATGAACAAGTCACGACAACCTCTCAGAACCAAGCACTCAATACCAATCGTTTTCCTTCACTGAGTTGTCTTGCAATAATTAGTAAGTATTGACGCAGTTCGAGCGGGCGCGATCGCGCTACTTGCCTACTATATTAACTCCTAATGGAAACGTGTCATTTCTCACGTATACGGTGTATGTAAGCTTGTGGTTCAACTAATGCTCTACCCTCAAAACGAGACGATTGATTTAAATATTATTTGGCAGGCAGTCACGGACGACTTAATACCTCTTGGTGAGGAAATGTAATAGGTATTTCTCTAAAAATAATAAGTAGCACAAGGATGATTTTATTTAAAGATGTAAATTAATAAATATTATCATATTTCTCTATAGTGAACTATACAAATTAAAGAAGTACACAGACATTTTCATTAAATGTTTTAGAGTTGTTATAAATGTAAAATAAAAATGAGTTAGATCAAAATAATAGTTAAAAATGAAACTCATCGATTATCTTCTAGGAAGTCGTTTTTGGGCATTATGTGTTAAAGAAGTCAATCAGATATTAAGAAATAAACAACTACTTTTTTTACTCTTGTTTCCACCAACAATCCAACTTTTAATCTTTGGCTTCGCACTTAATGCCGATGTGCATAACCTGAAACTAGGAGTTGTAGACTATGCTAATACTTATGAAAGCCGCGAGTTAGTTGCTGCTTTAACAGAAAATCAAATCTTTGTTGCGCAAAATTATAGTTTTAGCGAAGAAGAAATTGCTCAGCAAGTACGCCTAGGACAAGTTACCGCTGGACTAGTGATTCCTCCAGAATTTAATCGCGATTTGGCACAAAATAAAACTGCGGAAGTACAAGTAATCATTGATGGCGTTGATGCAAATACTGCTGGAATTGCTAGCGGTTATGCTACTCAGATCGTCAATCAGTATAGTCGCAGTTTAAATGAAAACCCCACACCACCTTTAGTACAACCACAAAGCGTTTTCTTCTACAATCCTGGTTTATTAAGTAGTTGGTTTTTAGTACCTGGAGTATTAGGAACTGTCATTACACTCACGAGTACGCTTGTTTCCTCTACAACATTAGTACGTGAAAAAGATTCTGGAACGTTAGAACAATTGTTGATGACTCCCGCAGATGCTTGGGAAATTCTTTTAGCAAAAATTGCCCCACTATTTGTACTTTTGATGGGAGATATATTACTAGCATTAAGCGTAGCTCGGATAGTGTTTAGAGTACCACTACAAGGAAGTTTGTTGTTATTTTTGACGCTTGGGGGACTTTACTTATTTGTGGGAATTGGTTTTGGCTTGATGTTGGCGACTTTAGCAAAAAACCAGCAACAAGTCGTTTTGACTTCATTTTTTATCAATTTACCATTGATTCAACTTTCAGGTGCGATCGCACCGATTGAAAGTATGCCAGTTTTCTTCCAATACCTTTCACTACTCAATCCCCTACGCCACTTCGTCGCTATCTCTCGTGGAATTCTCCTCAAAGGCGTTGGTATCGATATTTTATTCCCGCACGTTTTAGCACTTTTCACTTTTGTTGTTGTTTTGTTGACAGTGAGTATTAATCGCTTTCGGAGTCAGTTGAGTTAAGGATAAGTGATGAGTGGCTAGTCGTTAGTGGCTAGAAACGATTCTACTTCGGCTGCGGTGGGTTGCGAGGCGATCGCACCTGGTTTTGTTGTCGTCAAAGCCCCTGCGGCGTTTGCATACTTCACAACCGATCGAGCAACGTCGGGATCTTGCAAGCTACTGATACCTTGTTGATTTAATTGGTGAACAAATGCAGCGAGGAAGCTATCTCCTGCACCTGTGGTATCGACAACTTTGACAGGGAAACTAGGAACTTTGCCTTCATTTTCTCCCAAACAGTAAGCGCAGCCATGTTCGCCGTCGGTGATTAGTACGCCTTCAATCGATTCCAATCGATAGTTGATTGCGCCTGGATCGGTCGTATCAAATAACCATTCGGCTTCTTCTTGAGAAAGTTTGAGAAAATCGATGCGGTTGTAGAGTTTGGGAATAATTTCTCTTGCAGTCGCTTCGCTATCCCAAAATACCGGACGCCAGTTGACATCTAAGACAACTTTCACATCATACTGCTCGGCTAAATCTAAAGCGCGAAATACCGCAGCGCGGCTATCAGGATAAGCAAGTTCTAAAGTTCCTAGCACGAGAAAGTCAGCGCTTTCAAATAATTGCACGGGTAACTTGTCAGCTTGCAAGTACCTATCTGCAAATTCCTCGGTTTTAAACTCGCCAAACCCTGCAAACGTGCGATCGCCGGTTTCTGAACGTACCACATAAACTTGTCGCGTCGGCGCGGTGGGATGGCGTTGTACTCCGGTTATATCAACACCGACATCTTGCAATAGCTGTACGAGGGCGTTTCCTGGTTCATCTTCACCAACACATCCTACAAATCCAGAGGGTGTTCCTAGCTTGACTAAAGCACATGCAACGTTCGCTGGCGCGCCTCCTGGGTATGGCGTCCAAGATTCGACTTGTTCAAGCGATCGCCCGATTTGATCGGCAAGGCAATCAAATAAAATTTCTCCTAGGCACAACACGCGCGGATTCGTCATCGGTCACGGCTATCAATCGACTATACCAGCATAGGAGAAATCGGACATTTGCGCGCGATCGCAACTGAAATTTACCGCATATGAATAGTAGCTAGCTGTTTCTCTGCTTCAGATACCGGTATTTTATTTGAATTATAAACGTTGGACTGGAGTTATTAATTGTTCGTTGCTTTAGCCATTATTGATTAGTCCTGTTGATATAAATTATCCGTTGCTCTTATAAAATAATTTGAGTTAATTTAAATTATTACTTAGACTTTTTTAGCAATCTGTCTTAAAACGATAGAGATTTCTCTATTAACAAGATTTAATATTCCTTTAATAATTAGTGACTTAGACTGAACTAAATCTGCATTAAAAGCTGTATTCTATATGTTTGATGTACTGCTTGAGTATATTCCTCTATTCCTTAAGGAGCATATCACTATTTTTTTAATAGCGCATTTTTGAAAACTGGTGAAAGCATTATGTTGCTTCTCATTTCTTCTTCGAGCCCAGGCAACTATTTATACATATCAATATGCGTAAATAGTGCATGAGATCTTATACATTTCTTGTCTGGTTTTGTTTGCATAGAGAGACTTTGATTCATTCATAACGATAGCCTAAGAATGCAATTAACTAATCGTATCCATTTTCGTAACCTGCGCGGTGATTTATTTGGTGGAATCACTGCTGCAATTGTGTCGTTACCTCTCGCACTAGCCTTCGGTGTTGCCTCTGGTGCAGGTGCGGTAGCAGGTCTTTACGGTGCTGTTTGCGTCGGTTTTTTCGCAGCACTCTTCGGGGGTACGCCCACACTCATTTCTGAGCCAACCGGACCAATGACCGTAGTCTTTACTGGGATTATCGCCAGTTTGACTGCAAGCAACCCAGAAAATGGCTTAGCAATGGCGTTTACAGTCGTCATGCTCGCGGGGCTATTTCAAATCATCTTTGGCGTATTCAAGCTCGGAAAATACATCACGTTGATGCCCTACAGCGTGATTTCAGGCTTTATGTCTGGGATTGGAGTCATCCTCATTATTTTGCAGATTGCTCCTTTTTTAGGACAACCAACTCCCAAGGGCGGCGTTCTCGGTACGGTGCAAAACCTACCGCAGTTGTTGGCAAATATTAATCCGGCTGAGGCTATTTTAGGCGCGCTGAGTTTGGTAATTTTGTTTTTCATGCCACGCAAATTCAAGCGCATCGTTCCACCGCAACTTGTTGCCTTAATTGTTGGCACAATAGTATCTCTTATCTTCTTTCAAGGTGTCGAGATTCGCCGCATCGGCGAGATTCCTACCGGATTGCCACAGATGCAGATGCCCGTCTTCAGTGCTGGAGAAATAACCAGGATGGTCATCGATGGTATCGTGTTAGGAATGCTGGGATGTATTGATACCCTACTCACTGCCGTTATTGCCGATAGCATCACGCGGACGCAGCACAATTCTGACAAAGAACTGGTTGGTCAAGGTATTGCTAATATCGTTTCGGGATTATTTGGGGGATTACCTGGCGCAGGCGCAACAATGGGTACGGTGGTTAACATCCAAACCGGTGCGCGAACAGCACTATCAGGACTAACTCGCGCCATTATTTTACTCGTTGTCTTGTTAGGGGCAGCAAGTTTAACGCAACCAATTCCGATGGCAGTACTCGCGGGGATTGCGCTGAAGGTGGGGATTGATATTCTTGACTGGAGTTTCCTCAAGCGCGCGCATCGAGTTTCGCTCAAGGGAACGCTGATCATGTACGGCGTGCTATTGCTTACTGTCTTTGTTGACTTGATTGTGGCAGTGGGAGTTGGCGTATTTATCGCAAATATCCTGACAATCGAACGGTTATCGCAGCATCAAGCGCAAGACGTTAAAGTTATCAGTGATACCGATGATGACATTATCCTTACTCAAGAAGAAAAGCAGCTTCTGGAGCAAGCAAACAATCGCGTGTTGCTATTCTACCTCAGCGGACCAATGATTTTTGGATTGTCGAAGGCGATCGCCCGCGAACATACCGCGATGGAAGACCACGACGTTCTCATTTTAGATTTAAGCGACGTGCCCATCCTTGGTGTCACAGCTTCGCTAGCAATTGAGAATGCCATCAAAGATGCCGTTGACCAAGGACGTCAAGTCTTTATCGTTGGTGCAACAGAAAAAATCAAGCGTCGATTAGAACGTTTGGGAATTTTCAATCTTCTCCCGCCGCAGAATATCACGATGGATCGTGTTGAAGCTTTGAGACAAGCCGTTGACTACGTTTATCGTTCAGGAAAAATTACTTCAACTAGCGATATTTTAGTCGTGGGTCCAAGCACTGCGGAAGCATATTCCAGTGATGCGCCTGATATGCCGTTACCACAGTAGTACGTCATTTATACTACCAGCCAGCAATTGCTTTCATTAGGCTGTCTTGTGAAAAAAGCTCTTGGGAGTCTTGCCGTGTTTCGACCCCAAGAGCCTTTTTGTTCGTATTACTCCTCACACAACTTGAAGTGTACATCGGTTCTCGCTAAATTCTGAGGAGGATGAATGACACTTTGCAAATTGTCATAACAATTTTGAGCAAAAATCTGAGCCAGTGGCTCGATTTCAGCGAGATTGTTTATAAATGAGCTTATATCGCGTTGCTGTGTGGAGTTATACCGTTTCACTAAAGTTTTTACAAATAGGTAGCTTCGGGTGCTTATGGTGCTAAGAAATCTATGAGTTCTCGATGTTGTGGAGTGAAAAAACCTTTCTTTAATTCAAACCGCAAAACTTTTCCCTATTCCCCTAGCTTCTAGCTGCTGAGGAATGTCACAATGCATAGCGTAACTTTTTTGTAGCTGTGTCGGATAAATCATGACAATGCATCCTGAAATGCAGCGCGCTTTTGAACAAAGACGCGTCCTCAAAATCATCAGTGGTTTGAATAACTTTGATGCAGATCGAGTCGCTGCTACGGTCATTGCAGCCGATCGCGGTGGTGCTACTTTCGTTGATATTGCGGCTGAGCCTGAACTCGTAAAACTGGCTAAAAGCTTGACAAATCTACCAATTTGTGTATCAGCAGTAGAGCCGGAAAAATTTGTTGCGGCGCAAGCAGCTGGGGCTGATTTAATTGAAATTGGTAACTTTGATAGTTTCTACGCGCAAGGGCGGCGATTTGAAGCGGCAGAAGTGCTGGAGTTAACACAAGCTACGCGATCGCTTTTACCCAACATTACGCTATCAGTCACTGTTCCGCATATTCTGGAACTCGACCAGCAAGTGCAGCTAGCAGAAGAACTCGTCAAAGCTGGCGCTGACATTATCCAAACCGAAGGCGGAACGAGCAGTCAACCCGCGCATTCAGGAACGCTAGGACTGATTGAAAAAGCCGCACCTACTTTAGCCGCTGCTTACGAAATCTCTCGCGCTGTATCGGTTCCGGTACTGTGTGCTTCGGGAATTTCTAACGTCACGGCACCACTGGCGATCGCCGCTGGGGCTGCAGGTGTTGGCGTTGGTTCGGCAATTAATCAGCTAAACAGCGAAGTCGCGATGATTGCTGCAGTGCGTAGTCTAGTTGATGCTTTAGCAACTCGAAAGCACACTTGGGTGTAATTATTGGTGATAGGTAATAGGTAATTGGAATTGTATAGTCCTGAGCGATTACCGATTACCTATTACCGCTTTAGCTTAGACAATCTTTGAGCGTATAGATTACGTGGTCTTGCTGCTCGATTGTCATCTCTGGAAACATTGGTAGAGAGAGAACTTCGCGGCTAGCTTGTTCTGAAACTGGTAAGCTACCTGGTTGATAACCAAGATTTTCATAAACTGGTTGTAAATGCAGAGCAAGCGGATAGTACACCATTGAACTTACACCGCGTTCTTGCAGCATTTGACGGATGCGATCGCGATAGTTGCTGTCATTTTTTGTCAGCCGAATTGTATACTGATTCCAAACACCAATACCACCTGTCAGTTCTTGCGGAATCGCAACGTTGGGAATGTGCGCCAAAAATTCGTGATAGCGTTGGGCGATCGCCCGTCGCTGTTCGTTCCATTGGTCAAGATAGCGAAGTTTAATTTGTAAAATCGCGGCTTGAATCGCATCTAATCGGCTATTTACGCCGATTTCTTCATGTATATAGCGCGTTTTACTACCGTGTTCGCGGAGCATGCGGATTTTCGCCGCGATCGCTGCATCATTTGTTGTCATCGCCCCGCCATCGCCACACGCCCCTAAATTTTTTGTCGGGTAAAAACTAAAACAGCCAATGTGTCCGATACTACCGACTTTCTGCCCTGCCCACGTTGCCCCTGTAGATTGGGCGCAGTCTTCAATAACATATAAATTGCGTGCTTGCGCAATTTCCATCACCGCCGTCATATCGACAGGTTGCCCAAACAAGTGAACGGGCATAATTGCTTTAGTTTTGGGCGTAATTGCACTTGCTAACTTCTTTGCATCGAGATTAAACGTCGCTGCGTCAATATCCACAAAAACAGGCGTTGCACCGACCGCCGTAATCACCTCAGTCGTCGCAAAGAAGGTAAACGGCGAGGTAATTACTTCATCACCTGCACCAATTCCTACGGCTTTGAGTGCCAAAAATAACGCATCCGTACCTGAATTACACGCAACGCATTCGGCAACATCTGTATAAGCAGCAAACTGCTGTTCAAAGTCTTTGACAACAGGACCGCCAATATAACCACCAGAAGCCAAAACTTTTAAAACAGCATGGCTGACTTCTGCTTCAATCGTTGTATACTGCCGCACTAAATCTAAAGGAGGGATATTCACGCTGAGACCCATGAGTATTTATTCTTGAAAATATCAAATCAAATGTCGTGCTACAAGAAAATCCGGTTTCGGCTTCTTTTAAGCATTTAGAATGAGAAATTCAGCAAGTTGTTTCGCCAATGAGAGGTCAGAGGTTGCAGGTCAGAAATTAAGGTTTCTCTGGTCACCCACCTCTCACTTCTATTCAAGAAAACTATGGAATCAACAGGTTTAATTAGCTTAGATTTCCTCGATTTAGTGCTTGCGGTGGGATTAATTGCGATCGCCATCGGGTTATCAGCGTGGGAACGGTTAGGACTTGAAATCAATTTAGCGATCGCCGCAGGCAGAACAATTCTACAACTTTTGGTAGTTGGATATGTTTTAGCGTTTGTCTTTGCGCTAGATAATCCTTGGGCAGTTTTGGCGATTTTAGCAGTGATGCTCACGATCGCGGCAGTTGTAGCGCGCAATCGCATTAGTAAAAAAATTCCTTTTGTTTTACCGTTAGTGTGGGGAGCAATCTTTCTGAGCACGGCGGTGACGCTTGCCTACACAAACTTGCTGATTATTCAACCGGTGCGGTGGTACGACCCACAATACCTCATTCCACTTGCAGGAATTGTTTTTGGCAGTGCAATTAACGGCGCAGCGATCGCCGGAGAACGCCTTGTCAGTACAATTAATGCAAGTCAGCTAGAAATCGAAACGCATTTAAGTTTAGGGGCAACTCCCCGACAAGCCGTCGCGCAGTATCGCAGAGATGCCATCAAAGCAGGACTTATTCCGATTCTCAACCAAATGACTGTTGTAGGGATTGTAACGCTTCCAGGAATTATCACAGGTCAACTTTTAAGTGGTGTCGATCCACTTGATGCAGCATCGTACCAAATATTAATTTTGTTTATTCTGGCGTTTGCCAACTTAATTACGGCAATTTTAGTGACGCAAGGGTTGTGTCGCCAGTTTTTTAATGCTGCTGCACAGTTAATCAGGTAGAGCAAAAATCTCTCCTGAGTTGATATTGTTGCATCTTAAATTAGAAGACAATTATGAAATAAATAAGCAACATCAATATGTCTTCTTTATCGGAACAAGTAATACTCATTACTGGAGCTTCCACAGGCATTGGTGCGGCGCTGGCAAAAACTTTATCCGAGCGCTACATGGGTATTCGCTTAGCAATCGCTGCCCGCAATGTCGAAAAACTTGAAGCTGTGGCTGATTTTTGCCGCAAAGCTGGAGCCGAAGTTTTAACAGTACCTACAGATTTAGAAAACCTTGAGCAAGTCGAGGCACTTGCCCAAAGCGCGATCGCGCATTTTGGTCGCATTGATGCTTTAGTCAATAACGCAGGTTACGGACAAATGGGACCTGTGGAGTTGATTCCCATACAAGCCATTCAAAAGCAATTTCAAGTCAACTTAATTGCGCCGCTAGTGCTGATCCGCGCGGTTGTACCGCAAATGCGCAGTCAAGGTGGTGGCAGAATTATTAACATTAGTTCCTTAGGAGGAAGATTAGCGTTCCCCTTCGGAGGTTTATATAGTTCGTCAAAATTTGCTTTAGAAGGGTTGAGCGATGCTTTGCGGATGGAACTTGCTCCATTCAATATTAAAGTTAGTGTTATAGAACCAGGACCTGTCAGCACTAACTTCTTTGCCGCATCAGCCCAAGCAGTCGAGGAAAATGTGACTGCACCTGAAACAAGTCCTTATCGTGCGGCGTTTGCCAAGCTGAAAAACTTAGAAAAACAAACGAGTAACCAAGCTTGGACATCTGAACGCGTTGCTGAAGTGATTATTAAAGCCTTAGTGGCACGTAACCCCCGTCCGCGCTATGTAGCGGCAACAGGTGGCAGAATTTTACTATTTATGATGACTAAAGTTTTACCAACCAAAATAGTAGACGCTTTTTGGCAGAAATTTTATGGTATAGATCTGGTAGCAAAAGACTGGCAAAATAGTCAAGCAGCGAGGAAGTAGAAAGTTGTGTAGCTTATCTCGGTAGAAATTGCTTTGCGTAATTGGTTATCAGCTACTACTACAAAGAGGCTACAGGCGATACATTAAAGGATGAATCAGTTCAAAAAGGGGTTAGCATCTGTGCAGAGCCTTGATTCAAATTCCCCGAACCCCAAACTCTGACCTCTCTCAAAGCTAAACATGGATTTATTAGAGTACCAAGCAAAGGAATGGTTTCGGGAGATGGGCATACCCGTCTTACCGTCGCAACGCATCGATCGCCCAAGCGATATCAAACGACTCAAAATTCCTTATCCTGTGGTACTCAAGTCGCAAGTACGCGTTGGTGGTAGAGGAAGAGCAGGCGGAGTGCGATTTGTGACGAATACAATTGATGCGATCGCCGCTGCGCAAACAATTTTTCACTTATCAATTTTGGGTGAATTACCTGAAGTCTTGCTAGCAGAAGCAAAATACGACGCGGACCGAGAATTTTATTTAGCAATCGTTTTAGATGCAGCGGCGCATCGTCCACTGCTTTTAGGTTCTCCCCAGGGGGGGATTGACGTTGAATCCGCACCTGAACTCTTACAGCAAGTCGTCGTCGATCAAGAATTTTCGCCATTTTATGCGCGACGCTTGACGATCAAAATGGGTTTGCAAGGAGCGCTGATTCAATCAGTTAGCGGGATCGTCGAGAAAATGTATCAGTTGTTCGTGCAGAAAGACTTGGACTTAATAGAAATTAATCCTCTGGGTGTAAGTTCAACAGGAGAACTGATGGCACTCGATGGCAAAGTCAGCGTCAACGATTGCGCGATCGCTCGCCATCCTGATGTTGCTGCGATGGCGGAAAAAATGCTACAGCGCGAGCCAGGACGCAAGTATTCGCTAGAATTAGGAACTTGGGATGAAGTCGATCCCACAAGCCATATCGCGGTTTTGGGAAATGGCGCGGGATTAGTGATGGCAACGATGGATTTACTCGCCGATGCCGGATGTAAGCCTGCAATTTGTCTCAATATAGGACATGGCAGAAGTTGGAATGCAACAACACCCAGCTTTAGCGATCGCCTACAGCAAGGACTCGAATTCTTGAGCGAACAAAAAAATATTCAAATCGTGCTAGTTAATATCCTCGGTACAGTACCCACCCCCGCTGAGTTAGCACAAGTGATTGTGAATTTTGTGCAACGTCGAGAACGAATGACGACGAGCAGATCGCGCGCGCAAACATACTCGCCACGCGTGATTGTGCGGTTTGCAGGTGCAGAGATAGACGCCGCAAAAGAACAACTTGCCGCCGTACAAGTTTCCCTCTTTGAAAGTCTAGATGAAGCAGCAGCACAAGTATCGCGTTTTGCCAAGTCCTCTGGAAGAAGAAAATGAACCTCACCCCAGAAAGTAAAGTTGTCATCCAAGGCATTTGCGAACCACTCATGGCAACGCACGCCGCCCGCATGAAAGCCTATGGCACAAATGTGATTGCGGCAATTAGTCCAGGACAAAGTGGGCAAACGCTTGACGATATACCTGTGTTTGATTTAGTCGAACAAGTAGTCGCCGAGTATGGGGCGATCGACACTACGATTATCTTAGTGCCTCCGTATCAAGCACTCGATGCAGCGTTAGAAGCGATCGCGGCTGGAATTCGCCAAATTGCGATTATCCCTGCGGGAGTTCCACCGATTGATATGGTGCATCTGTTGCGCAAAGCTGAAGCGACAGAAACTTTAATCGTTGGACCAAATAGCCCTGGAATCATTGTCCCAGGCAAAATTCTCTTAGGAACTCATGCTAGTGAATTTTACACTCCTGGACCTGTAGGAATCGTTAGTCGTAGTAGTACGCTCACTTATGAAATTGCTTTAGAGTTAACCAAAGCAGGTATAGGGCAATCAATCGGAGTCAGCATTGGTAGCGATGCCATTACAGGGTCTTCTTTCCTGCAATGGTTGCAAATTTTAGATGAAGACGAAAATACCCAAGCGATCGTCTTAGTCGGAGAACCTGGCGGAAATAGCGAAGAAGCAGCCGCCCGCTACATTGCAGAAACAATCGATAAACCTGTAATTGCCTATATTGCTGGGAGAAACGCCCCCCCAGGTAAACATTGGGGACACACAGGAACTCTCGCTGCGGTTGTCGGACGCGGTGTGAATATTGGGACAACCCAAAGTAAACTGACCGCATTTAAAGAAGCCAAAGTCCCCGTTGCCGATCGCCCTTCTCAGATTCCAAGCTTAGTAAAAAAGGCATTGAAGTAACGGTAGTTTAATACTGTTTCGCTTTGAAGTTGCGACAAATAGAGAGCATCAGAGGCATTGCCTTGTTAATGTGCTTACCTTCAAATACCTCCGCACGGGGGTTTTTGTTGCTTCACTTAGCTTTTGACGCTGACCCCTCCCCGACCCCTGCTATGTAACCTGGTAATTGACTCGCTTGCGGTTTTCGACACAGAATGAGGGCTTCATTAACTGCTTTTGTAAATTCCTCGTCGGTGTCCTCAAATGATATGTGTTGGCGAAAGTAATTACCCCACATAAATTCTTGAAAGGGAACGTTCGATTCTTGATACCCGCCTGCTTCTAAAACAGCCCAAGCTAAACTGCGATACTTGTCATCTTGCAATAGAGCTAAGT carries:
- a CDS encoding SDR family oxidoreductase yields the protein MSSLSEQVILITGASTGIGAALAKTLSERYMGIRLAIAARNVEKLEAVADFCRKAGAEVLTVPTDLENLEQVEALAQSAIAHFGRIDALVNNAGYGQMGPVELIPIQAIQKQFQVNLIAPLVLIRAVVPQMRSQGGGRIINISSLGGRLAFPFGGLYSSSKFALEGLSDALRMELAPFNIKVSVIEPGPVSTNFFAASAQAVEENVTAPETSPYRAAFAKLKNLEKQTSNQAWTSERVAEVIIKALVARNPRPRYVAATGGRILLFMMTKVLPTKIVDAFWQKFYGIDLVAKDWQNSQAARK
- a CDS encoding succinate--CoA ligase subunit beta, which gives rise to MDLLEYQAKEWFREMGIPVLPSQRIDRPSDIKRLKIPYPVVLKSQVRVGGRGRAGGVRFVTNTIDAIAAAQTIFHLSILGELPEVLLAEAKYDADREFYLAIVLDAAAHRPLLLGSPQGGIDVESAPELLQQVVVDQEFSPFYARRLTIKMGLQGALIQSVSGIVEKMYQLFVQKDLDLIEINPLGVSSTGELMALDGKVSVNDCAIARHPDVAAMAEKMLQREPGRKYSLELGTWDEVDPTSHIAVLGNGAGLVMATMDLLADAGCKPAICLNIGHGRSWNATTPSFSDRLQQGLEFLSEQKNIQIVLVNILGTVPTPAELAQVIVNFVQRRERMTTSRSRAQTYSPRVIVRFAGAEIDAAKEQLAAVQVSLFESLDEAAAQVSRFAKSSGRRK
- a CDS encoding CoA-binding protein; this encodes MNLTPESKVVIQGICEPLMATHAARMKAYGTNVIAAISPGQSGQTLDDIPVFDLVEQVVAEYGAIDTTIILVPPYQALDAALEAIAAGIRQIAIIPAGVPPIDMVHLLRKAEATETLIVGPNSPGIIVPGKILLGTHASEFYTPGPVGIVSRSSTLTYEIALELTKAGIGQSIGVSIGSDAITGSSFLQWLQILDEDENTQAIVLVGEPGGNSEEAAARYIAETIDKPVIAYIAGRNAPPGKHWGHTGTLAAVVGRGVNIGTTQSKLTAFKEAKVPVADRPSQIPSLVKKALK